One Mycolicibacterium fortuitum subsp. fortuitum genomic window carries:
- a CDS encoding helix-turn-helix domain-containing protein yields MSATVEPDPAGTTADTVVGARIRQFRAARKMSLRQLADRAGISPGFLSQVERGQVNASVGTLRRLAQSLGIVLPDLFTDDEVSDVRILRKAARPTIEVSELSSKYLLSQKPLRNLEVYAGELSPGSSAGEAYVHGDAQEILIVIAGTPTLELDGERYLLEPGDSAEYRTSMPHTVHNLSDAPVELIWIVSPPTDWPT; encoded by the coding sequence ATGAGTGCGACTGTCGAGCCTGACCCCGCTGGGACGACGGCAGACACCGTGGTCGGTGCCCGGATCAGGCAGTTCCGCGCCGCGCGGAAGATGTCTCTTCGGCAGTTGGCAGATAGGGCCGGCATCTCCCCGGGCTTCCTCAGCCAGGTCGAGCGGGGCCAGGTCAACGCCAGTGTCGGAACGTTGCGCCGATTGGCGCAGTCACTGGGCATCGTCCTGCCCGACCTGTTCACCGACGACGAGGTCAGCGATGTCCGCATTCTCCGCAAGGCGGCTCGTCCCACCATCGAGGTGTCGGAGCTGAGCTCGAAGTACCTGTTGTCGCAGAAGCCGCTTCGAAACCTCGAGGTGTACGCGGGGGAACTGTCGCCCGGTTCCAGCGCGGGCGAGGCATATGTGCACGGTGACGCGCAGGAGATCCTCATCGTCATCGCCGGCACTCCGACCCTTGAGCTCGACGGCGAGCGTTACCTGCTCGAACCGGGCGACAGCGCGGAGTACCGGACATCCATGCCGCACACCGTCCACAACTTGAGTGACGCGCCGGTCGAACTCATCTGGATCGTCAGCCCCCCGACTGACTGGCCGACCTGA
- a CDS encoding Lrp/AsnC family transcriptional regulator: MSNPEGDDLQPVPLRVNNNSRTAFQLDDLSKAIIEKLQADGRRSYAGIGKAVGLSEAAVRQRVQRMVDAGVMQIVAVTDPLQLGFARQAMIGIRCTGDTLKLAEKLSAIDAVDYVVLTAGSFDAICEVVCEDDDSLLELLNTQIRSLPGVITTETLVYLKLVKQQYNWGTR; the protein is encoded by the coding sequence ATGAGCAACCCTGAGGGTGACGACCTTCAGCCCGTGCCCCTGCGGGTGAACAACAATTCTCGCACCGCCTTTCAGCTCGATGACCTGTCAAAGGCGATCATCGAGAAGCTGCAGGCCGACGGGCGCCGTTCGTATGCCGGGATCGGGAAGGCAGTAGGCCTGTCCGAGGCGGCAGTGCGTCAGCGGGTCCAGCGCATGGTCGACGCCGGGGTCATGCAGATCGTCGCGGTGACCGATCCGCTGCAACTCGGGTTCGCCCGGCAGGCGATGATCGGCATCCGCTGCACCGGCGACACCCTCAAGCTGGCCGAGAAACTGTCGGCCATCGACGCCGTGGACTACGTGGTGCTGACCGCCGGATCCTTCGACGCCATCTGCGAGGTGGTCTGCGAGGACGACGACAGCCTGCTCGAACTTCTCAACACCCAAATCCGCTCATTGCCGGGAGTGATAACCACCGAAACCCTCGTTTACCTGAAACTCGTTAAACAGCAATACAATTGGGGAACTCGATGA
- a CDS encoding ABC transporter permease, translating into MTRHMKTFWNVLLGLFCAGVGLWLVAPSLIVVPLSFTDRPSFAFPPTGLSTRWYHTFFEDPAWISALKASLEVGILVAVFATLFGTAAAVALSRTSLAGRQGIRAFLLAPMVVPVIVVAVGLYALFLRLNLLGTVFGFVVAHSMLALPFVIVPVMASLQGFDRRLEDAAAICGAGRWTTFRTVTLPSVAPGVLSGALFAFATSFDEVVLSLFIQNPYLQTLPVKMYASVTRDTDPTIAAAATLILALTTCLTVVAGIYSRRRNRVH; encoded by the coding sequence ATGACACGGCACATGAAGACATTCTGGAACGTTCTGCTCGGACTGTTCTGTGCGGGTGTCGGATTATGGCTGGTCGCACCGTCGTTGATCGTGGTGCCGCTGAGCTTCACCGACCGGCCCTCGTTCGCGTTCCCGCCGACCGGATTGTCGACGCGGTGGTACCACACGTTCTTCGAGGACCCCGCGTGGATCTCGGCCCTGAAGGCGAGCCTGGAAGTCGGCATCCTGGTGGCCGTGTTCGCGACCTTGTTCGGCACTGCCGCGGCGGTGGCGCTCAGCCGTACTTCGCTGGCCGGGCGGCAGGGGATACGCGCATTCCTGTTGGCTCCCATGGTTGTCCCGGTGATCGTGGTAGCGGTCGGCCTGTACGCGTTGTTCCTGAGGCTGAACCTGCTCGGGACGGTGTTCGGCTTCGTCGTCGCGCACAGCATGTTGGCGCTGCCGTTCGTCATCGTGCCGGTGATGGCGAGTCTGCAGGGGTTCGACCGGCGCCTCGAGGATGCCGCGGCGATCTGCGGTGCCGGTCGCTGGACCACCTTCCGTACCGTCACATTGCCGTCGGTGGCCCCGGGCGTGCTCTCGGGTGCGCTGTTCGCATTCGCGACGAGCTTCGACGAAGTGGTGTTGTCGCTGTTCATCCAGAACCCGTATCTGCAGACGTTGCCGGTCAAGATGTATGCCTCGGTCACCCGTGACACCGATCCCACCATCGCTGCGGCCGCCACCCTCATCCTCGCCCTCACGACGTGTCTGACCGTCGTCGCGGGCATCTATTCGCGCAGGAGGAACCGTGTCCACTGA
- a CDS encoding gamma-aminobutyraldehyde dehydrogenase, which yields MSVALNVMSSWISGAPVATAGPVHQIIDPATGKTVADYSLATPADVDNAVAAARRAFAGWSKTTPAERSAVLAKLAKLADEHADELVAEEVSQTGKPVRLATEFDVPGSIDNIDFFAGAARHLEGKATAEYSGDHTSSIRREAVGVVATITPWNYPLQMAVWKVIPALAAGCAVVIKPAEITPLTTLTLARLATEAGLPDGVFNVVTGGGADVGTALAGHRDVDVVTFTGSTAVGRKVMAAAAVHGHRTQLELGGKAPFVVFDDADLDAAIQGAVAGSLINTGQDCTAATRAIVARDLYDDFVAGVAEVMSKIVVGDPHDPDTDLGPLISFAHRDKVAGMVARAQEQGGRVVTGGVAPELPGAFYRPTLIADVAETSEVYRDEIFGPVLTVRPFTDDDDAIRQANDTVYGLAASAWTRDVYRAQRASRDINAGCVWVNDHIPIISEMPHGGVGASGFGKDMSDYSFEEYLTIKHVMSDITGVAEKEWHRTVFNKR from the coding sequence ATGAGCGTGGCGTTGAATGTGATGAGCAGCTGGATCAGCGGTGCACCGGTGGCGACAGCCGGACCGGTCCACCAGATCATCGATCCGGCCACCGGGAAGACCGTTGCCGACTACTCCCTGGCCACCCCCGCCGACGTGGACAATGCTGTTGCTGCCGCCCGCCGGGCGTTCGCCGGCTGGTCCAAGACCACGCCGGCCGAACGGTCCGCGGTGCTGGCCAAGCTGGCCAAGCTGGCCGACGAACACGCCGATGAGCTGGTCGCCGAGGAGGTCAGCCAGACCGGGAAACCGGTACGCCTGGCCACCGAGTTCGACGTCCCGGGAAGCATCGACAACATCGACTTCTTCGCCGGGGCGGCCCGGCACCTGGAAGGCAAGGCCACCGCGGAGTACTCGGGTGACCACACGTCGAGCATCCGGCGCGAAGCCGTCGGCGTGGTCGCCACCATCACGCCGTGGAACTACCCGCTGCAGATGGCGGTCTGGAAGGTCATCCCGGCGTTGGCCGCCGGCTGCGCCGTCGTCATCAAGCCCGCCGAGATCACCCCGCTGACCACCCTCACGCTGGCCCGGCTGGCCACCGAGGCCGGTTTGCCCGACGGCGTGTTCAACGTGGTCACCGGCGGGGGCGCCGACGTCGGAACCGCCTTGGCCGGCCACCGCGACGTCGACGTCGTCACGTTCACCGGCTCGACCGCGGTCGGCCGCAAGGTGATGGCGGCCGCCGCAGTCCACGGCCACCGCACCCAGCTTGAGCTGGGCGGCAAGGCGCCGTTCGTGGTGTTCGACGACGCCGACCTGGACGCCGCGATCCAGGGCGCGGTCGCCGGTTCGCTGATCAACACCGGCCAGGACTGCACCGCCGCGACCAGGGCGATCGTCGCGCGGGATCTCTACGACGACTTCGTCGCCGGCGTCGCCGAGGTGATGAGCAAGATCGTCGTCGGCGACCCGCACGACCCGGACACCGACCTCGGCCCGCTGATCTCGTTCGCGCACCGTGACAAGGTGGCGGGCATGGTGGCGCGCGCCCAAGAGCAGGGTGGCCGCGTCGTCACCGGCGGCGTGGCACCTGAGCTGCCCGGTGCGTTCTACCGGCCTACCCTGATCGCCGATGTCGCCGAGACCTCCGAGGTCTACCGCGACGAGATCTTCGGGCCGGTGCTCACCGTGCGGCCGTTCACCGATGACGACGACGCGATCCGGCAAGCCAACGACACCGTCTATGGTCTGGCGGCCTCGGCCTGGACCCGCGACGTGTACCGCGCCCAGCGGGCTTCACGCGACATCAACGCCGGATGCGTGTGGGTCAACGACCACATCCCGATCATCAGCGAGATGCCGCACGGTGGCGTCGGCGCGTCGGGCTTCGGCAAGGACATGAGCGACTACTCGTTCGAGGAGTACCTCACCATCAAGCATGTGATGAGCGACATCACCGGGGTTGCCGAAAAAGAATGGCACCGAACGGTTTTCAACAAGCGCTGA
- a CDS encoding FAD-dependent oxidoreductase: MKCVVIGAGAWGLPAAAELARRGHAVTLIDRHGPLNTLASSGGSTRLWRLADPDPLRVRLAQRGVDAMHRLAERAGTPVFLTRGLLWRDDKSLPAVQSTLDALGVTYTSVAPGDVDRFFPGLRGDGRDALWQPVAGVVLAVESLKAQLKLFRSASGATVLERDVAAVEQAANGVRVVLDGGGAIDADVAVIAAGPGAGPLLSPLGLELSLHPYLEQVVYFGDPADPAATDDFPCLFDGPGDDRPGIYAMPSPGAGYKIGLDKPLRDYRAGDLDRTPDAGRTAVLRDRVRTDMSSVEPTVLGAQVCSWTDSPDGTFVVDRLAGGIVVACGDSGEGFKYSALMGEVLADLAEGRVPDADVAAWSLARFAQGVPARTGPHVLGRH; the protein is encoded by the coding sequence ATGAAATGCGTGGTGATCGGCGCGGGTGCCTGGGGTCTGCCCGCTGCGGCCGAACTCGCCCGCCGAGGGCACGCGGTGACGCTGATCGATCGCCACGGCCCGCTCAACACACTGGCGTCGTCCGGGGGTTCGACCCGGTTGTGGCGGCTGGCCGATCCCGACCCGCTCCGGGTGCGGTTGGCGCAGCGCGGGGTTGACGCGATGCACCGCCTCGCCGAACGCGCCGGCACCCCGGTGTTCCTCACCCGTGGCCTGCTGTGGCGTGACGACAAGTCACTGCCTGCCGTGCAGTCGACGCTGGACGCTCTCGGGGTGACGTACACGAGCGTGGCGCCTGGCGATGTGGACCGGTTCTTCCCAGGTCTGCGCGGCGACGGGCGCGACGCGCTGTGGCAGCCGGTGGCGGGTGTGGTCCTGGCAGTGGAGTCGCTCAAGGCTCAGTTGAAGCTGTTCCGGAGTGCTTCCGGCGCAACGGTTCTCGAACGGGATGTGGCTGCTGTGGAGCAGGCCGCCAACGGTGTCCGGGTGGTACTGGACGGCGGTGGCGCCATTGACGCCGACGTCGCGGTGATCGCGGCCGGGCCGGGGGCGGGGCCGCTGTTGTCGCCGCTCGGCCTCGAGCTGTCGCTGCACCCATATCTGGAACAGGTGGTGTACTTCGGCGATCCGGCCGATCCGGCTGCCACCGACGACTTTCCGTGCCTGTTCGACGGGCCGGGTGATGACCGCCCCGGCATCTACGCCATGCCCTCGCCGGGCGCGGGCTACAAGATCGGTTTGGACAAGCCCTTGCGGGACTACCGGGCCGGCGACCTCGACCGGACGCCCGATGCCGGGCGCACCGCTGTCCTGCGTGACCGGGTGCGCACCGATATGTCCTCGGTGGAGCCGACGGTCCTCGGCGCCCAGGTGTGCAGTTGGACCGACTCTCCCGACGGCACCTTCGTCGTCGATCGGCTCGCCGGAGGAATCGTCGTCGCCTGCGGGGACTCGGGAGAGGGCTTCAAGTACTCCGCGCTGATGGGCGAGGTGCTGGCCGATCTGGCCGAGGGGCGCGTGCCGGACGCTGACGTGGCCGCATGGTCGTTGGCGCGCTTCGCTCAGGGCGTGCCTGCGCGCACCGGCCCGCATGTGCTGGGCAGGCACTAG
- a CDS encoding ABC transporter permease — protein sequence MSMVDVLAGGAPPKTRTTAPPSGRRLGDVGLLLPSILLVVGVFGLPLVIMFWQAFSDPELGFGNFAWYLGDSVQRSVLLRTFTTGLEVTAICLILGYPYAYAMVAFGPAVRIALTLIVLVPFWTSLMVRTFAWVILLEDGGPIQTLLSFVGLGGVPLLRTNLGVVIGMSQILLPFMVLPLYAVMSGIDRRLVLASSSLGARPVISFARIWVPLSMPGVGAGCLMVFISSLGFYVTPALLGAPDDALISQQVYVQVTSLLAWGRGGAMGVVLLLVTFLVLAALMYLLRRNRKERTA from the coding sequence ATGTCGATGGTCGATGTTCTGGCGGGCGGAGCGCCACCCAAGACTCGGACAACCGCCCCGCCTTCGGGTCGGAGATTGGGCGACGTCGGGTTGTTGCTGCCGTCGATCCTGCTCGTGGTCGGGGTGTTCGGACTGCCGCTGGTCATCATGTTCTGGCAGGCCTTCAGCGATCCGGAACTCGGCTTCGGCAACTTCGCCTGGTACCTGGGCGATTCCGTCCAACGCAGTGTTCTGTTGCGCACGTTCACGACGGGCCTTGAGGTCACCGCGATCTGCCTAATTCTCGGCTACCCGTACGCGTATGCCATGGTCGCGTTCGGACCGGCGGTGCGTATCGCGCTGACACTGATCGTGCTGGTGCCGTTCTGGACCAGTTTGATGGTGCGCACCTTCGCCTGGGTGATCCTGCTGGAGGACGGCGGACCGATCCAAACCCTGCTGTCCTTCGTCGGGCTGGGCGGTGTGCCGTTGCTGCGCACCAATCTGGGTGTGGTCATCGGCATGAGCCAGATCCTGCTGCCGTTCATGGTGCTGCCGCTGTACGCGGTGATGTCCGGTATCGACCGCAGGCTCGTGCTCGCATCGTCGAGTCTCGGTGCGCGACCGGTGATCTCGTTCGCCAGGATCTGGGTTCCGCTGTCGATGCCCGGTGTGGGAGCCGGCTGTCTGATGGTGTTCATCAGCAGCCTCGGCTTCTACGTCACCCCGGCGCTGCTCGGCGCTCCCGATGACGCCCTGATCAGTCAGCAGGTCTACGTGCAGGTCACCAGCCTGCTGGCCTGGGGCAGGGGAGGAGCGATGGGTGTGGTCCTGCTGCTCGTCACCTTCTTGGTCCTCGCGGCCCTGATGTACCTGCTGCGCCGAAACCGGAAGGAGCGCACGGCATGA
- a CDS encoding aspartate aminotransferase family protein, producing MSVTEKSDLASKANRHLWGHFARHGEGITPPIITRGEGVRIFDDKGKSYIDGLSGLFVVQVGHGRKELAEAAAKQAEKLSFFPLWSYATPPAIELAERVANYAPGDLNRVFFTTGGGEAVESAWKLAKQYFKLTGKPGKHKVVSRAIAYHGTPQGALAITGIPAFKAPFEPLTPGGFRAPNTNFYRAPAEYAHDEKLFGRYCADRIAEAIEFEGPDTVAAVFLEPVQNAGGCFPPPPGYFERVREICDQYDVLLVSDEVICAYGRIGSMFACDDFGYVPDIITSAKGLTSGYSPLGAMVASDRLFEPFNDGKTTFGHGYTFGGHPVSAAVALANLDIFEREGLNDHVKEAAPAFRATLEKLYDLPIVGDVRGEGFFYGIELVKDKATKETFNDEESERLLRGFLTPALWEAGLYCRADDRGDPVIQLAPPLISGQAEFDAIYEILHGVLTEAGKLL from the coding sequence ATGAGCGTCACTGAAAAATCCGATCTAGCAAGCAAGGCAAACCGCCACCTGTGGGGACACTTCGCCCGGCACGGCGAGGGCATCACTCCGCCCATCATCACCCGCGGCGAGGGTGTCCGAATCTTCGACGACAAGGGCAAGAGCTACATCGACGGCCTGTCCGGCCTCTTCGTCGTGCAGGTTGGCCACGGCCGTAAGGAACTTGCCGAGGCCGCGGCCAAGCAGGCCGAGAAGCTGTCTTTCTTCCCGTTGTGGTCTTACGCCACGCCGCCGGCCATCGAGCTGGCCGAGCGGGTGGCCAACTACGCACCGGGCGACCTGAACCGGGTGTTCTTCACCACCGGCGGCGGCGAGGCCGTAGAGAGCGCCTGGAAATTGGCCAAGCAGTACTTCAAGCTGACCGGAAAACCCGGTAAGCACAAGGTGGTTTCGCGAGCCATCGCCTACCACGGCACCCCGCAGGGCGCACTCGCGATCACCGGCATCCCGGCGTTCAAGGCACCGTTCGAGCCACTGACCCCCGGTGGTTTCCGCGCGCCGAATACGAACTTCTACCGGGCGCCTGCCGAATACGCGCATGACGAAAAGCTTTTCGGCCGCTACTGCGCCGACCGCATCGCCGAGGCCATCGAGTTCGAAGGGCCCGACACCGTGGCTGCGGTGTTCCTCGAACCGGTGCAGAACGCGGGCGGCTGCTTCCCTCCGCCACCCGGTTACTTCGAGCGGGTGCGCGAGATCTGCGACCAGTACGACGTGCTGCTGGTGTCCGACGAGGTGATCTGCGCCTATGGCCGCATCGGATCAATGTTCGCCTGTGACGACTTCGGCTACGTGCCCGACATCATCACCAGTGCCAAAGGACTGACCTCGGGGTATTCACCGCTGGGAGCCATGGTCGCCAGTGACCGGCTGTTCGAACCGTTCAACGACGGCAAGACCACCTTCGGCCACGGTTACACCTTTGGCGGGCATCCGGTTTCAGCCGCCGTCGCCCTGGCCAACCTCGACATCTTCGAGCGCGAGGGACTCAACGACCACGTCAAGGAGGCCGCGCCCGCGTTCCGCGCCACCTTGGAGAAGCTGTATGACCTACCGATCGTCGGCGACGTCCGCGGTGAGGGATTCTTCTACGGAATCGAGTTGGTCAAAGACAAGGCCACCAAGGAGACCTTCAACGACGAGGAGTCCGAGCGGCTGCTACGCGGGTTCCTCACCCCGGCGCTGTGGGAGGCCGGTCTGTATTGCCGCGCCGACGACCGTGGCGACCCAGTGATCCAGCTGGCGCCGCCGCTGATCAGCGGGCAGGCCGAGTTCGACGCGATCTACGAGATCCTGCACGGCGTTCTGACGGAGGCTGGGAAGCTGTTGTAA
- a CDS encoding ABC transporter substrate-binding protein: protein MNTPPVARSVPALIAAGVLLATACTPAGPGQAADVDLGSGPPQAGTVKEGALKGTTMTFVSYGGIFQDGQAKAAIEPFAAQSGAKVLQDGPTENSKIKAQVDSKNVTWDVVDSTNVFTAKNCGTLFMPLDTSIVDISKLPAGTKTDDCSVPAMGYGLIVVYNTEKYGANPPKTWADFYDTAKFPGKRAIEGVPGELDPGVLEGALLADGVAPDAVYPIDLDRALNKMNSIRKDTIFWTTGAQSQQLIESGQVDMALVWSGRAYSAVKNGAPFAPMWDQWMPEADTIAVPVGARNPKASMAFINFYLGAQQQAKLAELTSYSPINVDAKPQLDDLARSYLTTTPEREKDRFPLDLAYWAAHQEEISSKYTAWLAG from the coding sequence ATGAACACCCCACCTGTAGCCCGCAGTGTGCCCGCCTTGATCGCCGCAGGCGTTCTCCTGGCCACCGCATGTACGCCGGCAGGTCCCGGCCAGGCCGCCGATGTGGATCTGGGCAGCGGACCGCCGCAGGCGGGCACCGTCAAAGAGGGTGCTCTCAAAGGGACCACGATGACATTCGTCTCCTACGGCGGCATCTTCCAGGACGGTCAGGCGAAAGCCGCGATCGAACCGTTCGCGGCGCAGTCCGGGGCAAAAGTGTTGCAGGACGGTCCCACCGAGAACTCGAAGATCAAAGCCCAGGTCGACTCCAAGAACGTGACCTGGGACGTCGTCGACAGCACCAACGTCTTCACCGCCAAGAACTGCGGCACCCTGTTCATGCCGCTCGACACCAGCATCGTGGACATCAGCAAGCTGCCTGCGGGCACCAAGACCGATGACTGTTCGGTCCCCGCAATGGGTTACGGCCTGATCGTGGTTTACAACACCGAGAAGTACGGCGCCAACCCGCCGAAGACCTGGGCCGATTTCTACGACACCGCGAAGTTCCCGGGCAAGCGAGCCATCGAGGGCGTGCCCGGCGAGCTCGACCCGGGTGTTCTCGAAGGCGCACTGCTCGCCGACGGGGTCGCGCCCGACGCGGTCTACCCGATTGACCTGGACCGGGCGTTGAACAAGATGAACAGCATCCGCAAGGACACGATCTTCTGGACCACCGGTGCGCAGTCCCAGCAGCTCATCGAATCCGGCCAGGTCGACATGGCGCTGGTATGGAGCGGCCGGGCGTATTCGGCCGTCAAGAACGGGGCGCCGTTCGCTCCGATGTGGGACCAGTGGATGCCCGAGGCCGACACGATCGCTGTGCCCGTCGGGGCAAGGAACCCCAAGGCCTCCATGGCGTTCATCAACTTCTACCTCGGTGCGCAGCAGCAGGCCAAGCTTGCCGAGCTCACGTCTTACAGCCCGATCAACGTTGACGCCAAGCCGCAGCTCGACGATCTCGCCCGGTCGTATCTGACCACCACTCCGGAGCGCGAAAAGGACCGGTTCCCACTCGATCTCGCGTACTGGGCCGCACACCAGGAAGAGATCTCGTCCAAGTACACGGCCTGGCTCGCGGGCTAG
- a CDS encoding ABC transporter ATP-binding protein, translated as MSTDQTPHGASITMRRLTKTYGSETVVNAIDLDARPGEFLTLLGPSGSGKTTTLNMIAGFADVTEGELLIDGRPVADLPPHRRNIGMVFQHYALFPHMTVIDNVEYPLRQRKMAKAQRREKVAAALRTVGLDGYGKRMPKELSGGQQQRVAFARAMVYEPRVLLMDEPLGALDKKLRDSLQLEIKRIHGELGTTFVYVTHDQDEALVLSDRIAVFNKARIEQIGSPTDLYERPKSIFVARFLGESSLFYGKLEDGLAVNAYGRRIVAGRGDAASGDAVAVVVRPERIRILTGDAEPEAVNAVPGTVIQEIYLGNSRKVEVSLPDGTVALVRESADSITPTQAGQKVWLTFDPDVATILPADT; from the coding sequence GTGTCCACTGACCAAACCCCGCACGGAGCGTCGATCACCATGCGGCGCCTGACCAAGACCTACGGGTCGGAGACCGTCGTCAACGCCATCGACCTCGACGCGCGGCCGGGTGAGTTCCTCACTCTTCTCGGCCCCAGCGGCTCGGGAAAGACCACCACGCTCAACATGATTGCGGGCTTCGCCGACGTCACCGAGGGTGAGCTGTTGATCGACGGCCGGCCGGTGGCCGATCTGCCGCCGCACCGCCGCAACATCGGCATGGTGTTCCAGCACTACGCGCTGTTCCCGCACATGACGGTGATCGACAACGTCGAATACCCGCTGCGGCAACGCAAGATGGCCAAGGCTCAGCGCCGCGAGAAGGTGGCCGCCGCGCTGCGGACGGTCGGCCTCGACGGCTACGGCAAGCGGATGCCCAAGGAACTTTCCGGTGGTCAGCAGCAGCGGGTCGCGTTCGCCCGGGCCATGGTCTACGAACCGCGCGTGCTGCTGATGGACGAACCGCTCGGTGCGCTGGACAAGAAGCTACGCGATTCGCTGCAACTGGAGATCAAGCGTATCCACGGCGAGCTCGGCACCACGTTCGTCTACGTCACGCACGACCAGGACGAGGCCCTGGTGCTGTCGGACCGCATCGCGGTGTTCAACAAGGCCAGAATCGAACAGATCGGTTCGCCCACAGATCTTTACGAACGTCCCAAGAGCATCTTCGTGGCCCGGTTCCTCGGGGAGTCGTCGCTGTTCTACGGGAAGCTCGAAGACGGGCTTGCCGTAAACGCCTATGGGCGGCGGATCGTGGCGGGCCGAGGTGATGCTGCCAGTGGTGACGCGGTGGCCGTGGTGGTGCGCCCGGAGCGGATCCGCATCCTCACCGGAGATGCGGAGCCCGAGGCCGTGAATGCGGTCCCGGGCACCGTGATTCAGGAGATCTACCTCGGCAACTCCCGCAAGGTCGAGGTCAGCCTGCCCGACGGCACCGTCGCGCTCGTCCGGGAAAGTGCGGACAGCATCACGCCGACCCAGGCAGGGCAGAAGGTCTGGTTGACCTTCGATCCGGATGTCGCCACGATCCTGCCCGCCGACACGTGA